From a single Brassica rapa cultivar Chiifu-401-42 chromosome A01, CAAS_Brap_v3.01, whole genome shotgun sequence genomic region:
- the LOC103858945 gene encoding transcription factor DYT1 isoform X1: MGGGNKFQEPVKISRRRQVRKEKEEDEVNESFKSPNLEAERRRREKLHGRLMALRSHVPIVTNMTKASIVEDAITYIGELQKIVQNLTEKLHEMEETPLEIYEQQTVHTIKPEVEAIDLKVEMKKMGIEVFLFISRFLILFLSFLMIFVIFGQENVQFCKIGKRKFWLKITTEKRPGIFTKFMEVMCLLGFEIIDITLATSNGAIIICSSVQILQGLCDGDSVDPEQTKDFLLEVMRSNP, translated from the exons ATGGGAGGAGGAAACAAATTTCAAGAACCGGTGAAGATTAGCCGTAGGAGACAAGTAaggaaagagaaggaagaagatgaagtcaATGAAAGCTTCAAATCGCCAAATCTTGAAGCTGAGAGACGTAGAAGAGAGAAGCTACATGGTCGGCTTATGGCTCTGCGATCTCATGTTCCAATTGTCACAAAC ATGACTAAAGCGAGTATTGTTGAAGATGCGATTACTTACATAGGAGAGCTTCAAAAGATTGTTCAGAATCTTACAGAGAAGCTTCATGAAATGGAAGAAACTCCTCTTGAGATTTATGAACAACAAACGGTTCATACTATAAAACCTGAAGTTGAAGCtattgatttgaaagtggagaTGAAGAAAATGGGAATCgaggtttttttatttatcagtcggttcttgattctttttttatctttcttgatgatttttgttatttttggaCAGGAGAATGTGCAGTTTTGTAAGATTGGGAAGAGGAAGTTTTGGTTAAAGATCACAACAGAGAAGAGACCTGGGATCTTTACTAAATTCATGGAGGTTATGTGCCTGTTGGGATTTGAGATCATTGACATTACTCTAGCTACTTCAAATGGAGCAATTATTATTTGTTCCTCTGTTCAGATACTTCAGGGACTATGTGATGGTGACTCTGTTGATCCTGAACAGACAAAGGACTTTCTGTTGGAAGTCATGAGAAGCAATCCATGA
- the LOC103858945 gene encoding transcription factor DYT1 isoform X2, with protein MGGGNKFQEPVKISRRRQVRKEKEEDEVNESFKSPNLEAERRRREKLHGRLMALRSHVPIVTNMTKASIVEDAITYIGELQKIVQNLTEKLHEMEETPLEIYEQQTVHTIKPEVEAIDLKVEMKKMGIEENVQFCKIGKRKFWLKITTEKRPGIFTKFMEVMCLLGFEIIDITLATSNGAIIICSSVQILQGLCDGDSVDPEQTKDFLLEVMRSNP; from the exons ATGGGAGGAGGAAACAAATTTCAAGAACCGGTGAAGATTAGCCGTAGGAGACAAGTAaggaaagagaaggaagaagatgaagtcaATGAAAGCTTCAAATCGCCAAATCTTGAAGCTGAGAGACGTAGAAGAGAGAAGCTACATGGTCGGCTTATGGCTCTGCGATCTCATGTTCCAATTGTCACAAAC ATGACTAAAGCGAGTATTGTTGAAGATGCGATTACTTACATAGGAGAGCTTCAAAAGATTGTTCAGAATCTTACAGAGAAGCTTCATGAAATGGAAGAAACTCCTCTTGAGATTTATGAACAACAAACGGTTCATACTATAAAACCTGAAGTTGAAGCtattgatttgaaagtggagaTGAAGAAAATGGGAATCgag GAGAATGTGCAGTTTTGTAAGATTGGGAAGAGGAAGTTTTGGTTAAAGATCACAACAGAGAAGAGACCTGGGATCTTTACTAAATTCATGGAGGTTATGTGCCTGTTGGGATTTGAGATCATTGACATTACTCTAGCTACTTCAAATGGAGCAATTATTATTTGTTCCTCTGTTCAGATACTTCAGGGACTATGTGATGGTGACTCTGTTGATCCTGAACAGACAAAGGACTTTCTGTTGGAAGTCATGAGAAGCAATCCATGA